The region GATCGTCTGGATAAAGATCCTCCGCAGTACATTGGCGGAGCAGACGTCGGATTCGAGCAGGGTGGGGAAGTGACGCGAGCGGCGATGGTGGTACTGAAATACCCTTCGCTTGAGCTGGTGGAGTACAAGGTAGCGCGTATCGCGACCACCATGCCGTACATTCCGGGCTTTCTCTCCTTCCGCGAATATCCCGCGCTGCTGGCAGCGTGGGAGCAACTCTCGCAAAAACCTGACCTGCTGTTTGTCGATGGACACGGTATCTCACACCCGCGCCGTTTAGGCGTTGCCAGCCATTTTGGGCTGCTGGTGGATGTGCCGACCATTGGCGTCGCCAAGAAACGCCTGTGCGGCGCGTTTGAACCTCTTTCTGCCGAACCGGGCGCGCTGGCGCCGCTTATCCATAAAGGCGAGCAGCTAGCGTGGGTCTGGCGCAGCAAGGCGCGCTGTAACCCGCTCTTTATCGCCACCGGGCACCGGGTGAGCATGGACAGCGCCCTGGCGTGGGTGCAGCGCTGCATGAAGGGCTACCGCTTGCCGGAGCCGACGCGCTGGGCAGACGCCGTGGCCTCTTCGCGTCCGGCTTTTGTTCGTTGGCAGGAAATTCAGCGATGATTCAGGTAAACTGCGCCTAATTTTCGATTCGAGAGATCATCATGCTACAAAACCCGATTCACCTGCGCCTTGAGAAACTTGAAAGCTGGCAGCACGTGACGTTTATGGCTTGCCTGTGCGAGCGCATGTATCCCAACTATGCCGCGTTCTGTAAGGAGACGGGCTTTGGTGATGGCCATATCTACCGCCGCATTCTGGATCTGATCTGGGAAACGCTGACGGTGAAAGACGCGAAGGTGAACTTCGACTCCCAGCTGGAAAAGCTGGAAGAGGCGATTCCGGCTGCGGATGATTTTGACCTGTACGGTGTCTACCCGGCGATTGACGCCTGCGTGGCGTTAAGCGAACTGCTCCACTCCCGTCTGAGCGGTGAAACGCTGGAGCACGCAATTGAAGTCAGTAAGGCATCTATTACGACCGTCGCGATGCTGGAAATGACCC is a window of Enterobacter cloacae complex sp. ECNIH7 DNA encoding:
- the nfi gene encoding deoxyribonuclease V (cleaves DNA at apurinic or apyrimidinic sites), which gives rise to MDLASLRAQQIELASSVIREDRLDKDPPQYIGGADVGFEQGGEVTRAAMVVLKYPSLELVEYKVARIATTMPYIPGFLSFREYPALLAAWEQLSQKPDLLFVDGHGISHPRRLGVASHFGLLVDVPTIGVAKKRLCGAFEPLSAEPGALAPLIHKGEQLAWVWRSKARCNPLFIATGHRVSMDSALAWVQRCMKGYRLPEPTRWADAVASSRPAFVRWQEIQR
- a CDS encoding YjaG family protein, with the translated sequence MLQNPIHLRLEKLESWQHVTFMACLCERMYPNYAAFCKETGFGDGHIYRRILDLIWETLTVKDAKVNFDSQLEKLEEAIPAADDFDLYGVYPAIDACVALSELLHSRLSGETLEHAIEVSKASITTVAMLEMTQEGREMTDEELRANPAVEQEWDIQWEIFRLLAECEERDIELIKGLRADLREAGESNIGIIFNQ